A genome region from Picosynechococcus sp. PCC 7002 includes the following:
- the cas2 gene encoding CRISPR-associated endonuclease Cas2 encodes MNTLFYLIIYDLPSTKAGDKRRKRLFDLLSGYGTWKQFSVFECFLTTKQFAKLQTSIEKLIKPDEDAVCIYILDATAVKKAIAYGTSTPEKPGSIIL; translated from the coding sequence ATGAACACTCTCTTTTACCTGATCATTTACGATTTACCTTCTACAAAGGCAGGGGATAAGCGCCGAAAACGCTTGTTTGATTTATTATCGGGTTATGGCACTTGGAAACAATTTAGTGTTTTTGAATGTTTTCTGACGACAAAGCAATTTGCAAAATTACAAACTTCGATAGAAAAATTGATCAAACCAGATGAAGATGCTGTCTGTATCTATATCCTTGATGCCACTGCTGTTAAAAAGGCGATCGCCTACGGTACATCTACACCAGAAAAACCAGGTAGCATCATTCTTTAG
- the cas1d gene encoding type I-D CRISPR-associated endonuclease Cas1d — MSTLYLTQPDAILSKQQEAFKIALKSEDGTWKKQSIPAQTLEDIVLLGYPSMTGEAFGYALELGLPVHYLSRFGKYVGSALPNESRNGQLRLAQFRAHENPNQRLDIVKAIAKGKIHNQYNLLYRRGQKENPLKGREKLVLQKQSLDEVRGVEGLAAREYFACWQDILGDQWKFTGRFRRPPTDPVNALLSFGYGLLRTQVTAAAHIAGLDPYIGFLHETTRGQPALVLDLMEEFRPLIADSVVLTVLKQKEIKPKDFNESLGAYRLKDDACKVFLSAFDRKLCSEFKHPIFNYKCSYRRAIELQARLLARHLQEGIPYEPLIIR, encoded by the coding sequence ATGTCAACTCTATACCTAACTCAGCCAGATGCCATTCTGAGCAAACAACAAGAAGCATTCAAGATCGCCCTGAAGTCTGAAGATGGCACATGGAAAAAACAATCAATCCCTGCCCAAACCTTGGAAGATATTGTTCTTCTGGGTTATCCCAGCATGACAGGGGAAGCCTTTGGATATGCCCTAGAACTTGGTTTACCTGTCCATTACCTCAGTCGCTTTGGTAAATATGTTGGCTCTGCTCTCCCCAATGAATCCCGCAATGGTCAACTGCGTCTTGCTCAATTTCGCGCCCATGAGAACCCAAACCAACGCCTCGATATCGTTAAGGCGATCGCCAAAGGTAAAATCCACAACCAATACAATCTCCTCTACCGACGGGGACAAAAAGAAAATCCCCTCAAAGGTCGCGAAAAACTGGTACTTCAAAAACAGTCTCTCGACGAAGTACGCGGTGTTGAAGGCTTAGCCGCGCGGGAATATTTCGCCTGCTGGCAGGACATTTTAGGAGACCAATGGAAATTTACCGGACGTTTTCGTCGTCCCCCCACCGACCCCGTCAATGCCCTCTTGAGTTTCGGTTATGGCTTACTCCGCACCCAAGTGACTGCTGCGGCCCACATTGCTGGACTCGATCCCTACATCGGCTTCCTCCATGAAACCACCCGTGGTCAGCCCGCCCTCGTTCTCGACCTTATGGAAGAATTCCGTCCTCTAATTGCCGATAGTGTTGTTTTGACTGTCCTCAAACAAAAAGAAATTAAACCCAAAGATTTTAATGAAAGTCTTGGTGCTTACCGTCTCAAAGATGATGCTTGTAAGGTCTTTTTATCTGCCTTTGATCGCAAACTTTGTTCAGAATTTAAACATCCCATTTTTAACTACAAGTGCAGTTATCGTCGGGCCATTGAGCTACAAGCGAGACTGCTTGCGAGGCATCTACAAGAAGGGATTCCCTACGAACCTTTAATTATTCGATGA